Proteins encoded within one genomic window of Candidatus Zixiibacteriota bacterium:
- a CDS encoding TrkA family potassium uptake protein translates to MRRFGVIGLGNFGYYIARTLAEEKTEVIAIDINPARVQKVSEFVDTAVVGDATDIELLKKLGLGDTEAVIVSTGDNIQYSILVTMFLKELGCPNVVAKAISEEHARVLERIGADKVIIPEKEMAIKSAKSLATPNMIDFVPLSKEYIVAEISPGDKMLGKSLAEVELRSKYNVQLLAIKEIIPDKLIFVPSPDYKFKDSDILLILGKKEDIERLRKE, encoded by the coding sequence ATGAGAAGATTCGGTGTAATTGGTCTCGGCAACTTTGGTTACTATATCGCCCGTACTCTGGCGGAGGAAAAGACAGAGGTAATAGCCATTGATATAAATCCTGCCAGAGTTCAGAAAGTCTCGGAATTCGTGGATACGGCGGTGGTCGGGGATGCCACGGATATCGAGCTTCTCAAAAAGCTTGGCCTGGGTGATACCGAAGCGGTGATTGTCTCCACCGGAGATAACATTCAATATTCGATTCTGGTCACCATGTTCCTGAAGGAATTGGGTTGCCCCAATGTCGTTGCCAAAGCGATATCCGAGGAACATGCCCGGGTTCTCGAGAGAATCGGCGCCGATAAGGTCATTATCCCCGAAAAAGAGATGGCCATAAAGAGCGCCAAATCCTTGGCCACGCCCAACATGATTGATTTCGTTCCGCTCTCCAAGGAATATATCGTGGCCGAGATCTCTCCGGGCGATAAGATGCTGGGCAAGAGTCTGGCCGAAGTGGAATTGCGGAGTAAGTACAACGTTCAACTGTTGGCTATTAAGGAAATTATTCCGGATAAGCTTATTTTTGTCCCTTCCCCCGATTACAAATTCAAGGACAGCGATATTCTGCTGATATTGGGGAAAAAGGAAGATATCGAGCGCCTGAGAAAAGAATAG
- a CDS encoding DUF72 domain-containing protein produces MSENRRNRIHIGTSGYSYNDWLGNFYPQFCSSKDFLRFYSSVFNTVEIDSTFYRIPTVQTVQQWKKVTPDNFIFTAKFPQSVTHEGAFKSRVDTARVFMDVMANLDDKLGPLLMQFPYSFNPVEHFDLLRELLQVVPADIKVAVEVRNKKWIRPEFYQLLSGRKIALCLLDHPWMPKKTEYTADFSYIRFLGDRKRIESDFSFIRFDREEELKWWSDLIEEFSRERGEVYAYFNNHYSGHSPTTARRLIEILQTVAQ; encoded by the coding sequence ATGAGCGAAAACAGACGAAACAGGATTCATATTGGTACATCGGGGTACAGTTACAACGACTGGCTGGGGAATTTCTACCCGCAGTTCTGCTCCTCAAAGGATTTTCTGAGATTTTATTCCTCCGTTTTCAATACCGTTGAAATTGATTCCACTTTTTATCGGATTCCGACGGTTCAGACCGTTCAGCAATGGAAAAAAGTAACCCCTGATAATTTTATCTTTACGGCCAAATTTCCTCAGAGCGTGACCCATGAAGGGGCATTCAAATCACGTGTTGATACCGCACGGGTTTTTATGGATGTCATGGCCAACCTGGATGATAAGCTGGGGCCGCTGCTCATGCAGTTCCCTTACAGCTTTAACCCGGTTGAGCACTTTGACCTCTTGCGGGAACTGCTGCAAGTTGTTCCAGCGGATATTAAAGTTGCGGTGGAAGTCAGGAATAAAAAGTGGATCAGGCCGGAATTCTACCAACTTCTCTCGGGGAGAAAGATCGCCCTCTGTCTTCTCGACCATCCCTGGATGCCGAAGAAGACTGAATATACCGCCGATTTTTCCTATATCCGTTTTCTGGGCGACCGCAAGAGAATCGAGTCGGATTTCAGTTTCATTCGGTTTGATCGGGAAGAGGAACTGAAATGGTGGTCGGATTTGATTGAGGAATTTTCCCGGGAGCGGGGAGAAGTCTACGCTTATTTCAATAATCATTACAGCGGTCATTCGCCGACCACGGCCAGACGGTTGATTGAAATACTCCAGACAGTTGCCCAATAA
- a CDS encoding aminopeptidase, producing the protein MKDNRNIILAKNLVDYSVALKPGEILYLEIKGSEARELGKEIIRYATEKGGVPFWFYNDESLLRQYLKTATPEQFKKLADFHLDMMKKSAAYIGVRGSDNPFDLSDIPAAQMENYQKLFYKPVHLEQRVRKTRWVVLRYPNNAMAQLAETSQEKFEDFYFEVCNLNYAKMSGAMGPLVELMQNTDHVRLVSPGTDLTFSIKGIGVVKCDGTRNIPDGEVYTAPVRESVNGTIRYNTPSLHEGFVYNGISFTFKNGKIIKATAASFEDKLNQILDTDENARYVGEFSLGLNPFVLHPMKDTLFDEKIRGSIHLTPGSCYDEAPNGNISAIHWDLVLIQRKDYGGGELYFDNKLVRKDGIFTDPKLEQAFSENNLRA; encoded by the coding sequence ATGAAAGATAATCGAAATATCATTCTGGCCAAAAATCTGGTTGACTATTCGGTCGCTTTGAAACCGGGTGAGATTTTATATTTAGAAATCAAGGGGAGTGAAGCCCGCGAATTGGGAAAAGAAATTATCCGTTATGCTACGGAAAAAGGCGGCGTTCCATTTTGGTTTTATAATGATGAATCGCTTTTGCGCCAATATCTGAAAACCGCCACCCCCGAGCAATTTAAGAAGCTGGCCGATTTCCATCTCGATATGATGAAGAAATCCGCCGCCTATATCGGCGTGCGCGGATCCGACAATCCCTTTGACCTCTCGGATATTCCTGCGGCCCAGATGGAAAACTATCAAAAGCTGTTTTATAAACCGGTTCATCTGGAGCAGCGGGTCAGGAAAACCAGATGGGTTGTTCTGCGGTATCCCAACAATGCTATGGCGCAACTGGCGGAAACCTCCCAGGAAAAATTCGAGGATTTCTATTTTGAAGTGTGTAATCTCAACTATGCCAAAATGTCCGGGGCGATGGGCCCGCTGGTGGAGTTGATGCAGAATACCGATCATGTACGTCTGGTCAGCCCCGGCACCGACCTGACCTTTTCCATCAAAGGAATCGGCGTGGTTAAATGTGACGGGACGCGCAATATTCCCGATGGCGAGGTCTATACTGCGCCGGTCAGAGAATCTGTCAACGGTACCATTCGGTATAATACGCCGTCGCTTCACGAAGGCTTTGTCTATAACGGCATCTCGTTCACCTTTAAGAACGGCAAGATTATCAAAGCTACCGCCGCTTCATTCGAAGATAAACTGAATCAAATCCTCGATACCGATGAAAACGCCCGGTATGTCGGGGAATTCTCGCTCGGGCTCAATCCTTTTGTTCTCCATCCGATGAAAGACACCCTTTTCGATGAAAAGATACGCGGTTCCATCCATTTAACCCCCGGCTCCTGCTATGATGAAGCCCCCAACGGCAATATCTCCGCCATACACTGGGATCTGGTCCTGATCCAGAGAAAAGATTACGGCGGCGGGGAATTGTACTTCGATAACAAGCTGGTCCGCAAAGATGGTATCTTTACCGACCCCAAACTAGAACAGGCCTTCTCCGAAAATAATCTCCGGGCCTGA
- a CDS encoding chemotaxis protein CheW — MPQNRNHQFLCINLDRYQFGIEVGKVNEIICPKGSTEPGRGALSSENRLCNEAADFKIVRLDELLLQRREISAPEERLVVVEYEGDKIGLVVDAAREILRVSDEQITPVGHDSRDLNADFLEAEIVEDEKVIYIISMERLLQEIKVG; from the coding sequence ATGCCTCAGAATAGAAATCATCAGTTTTTGTGCATCAATTTAGACCGCTATCAATTCGGCATTGAGGTCGGCAAGGTGAATGAAATCATCTGCCCGAAAGGATCCACGGAGCCCGGCAGGGGCGCCCTTTCATCGGAGAACAGGCTTTGCAATGAAGCTGCTGACTTCAAAATTGTCCGGCTCGATGAGTTGCTTCTTCAGCGGCGAGAGATATCCGCTCCTGAAGAGCGCCTTGTGGTTGTCGAATATGAGGGAGATAAAATCGGACTGGTGGTCGATGCGGCGCGCGAAATCCTGAGAGTATCTGATGAGCAGATAACTCCGGTTGGGCATGACAGCCGCGATCTCAACGCTGATTTTCTTGAGGCGGAAATTGTCGAAGATGAGAAGGTTATCTACATTATTTCAATGGAGAGACTGCTCCAGGAAATAAAAGTAGGCTGA